In one Haloarcula sp. DT43 genomic region, the following are encoded:
- a CDS encoding DHH family phosphoesterase, translated as MRPATELENVLGEGESLTIVCHNNPDPDCLASALALGRIAAAVGIDERRILYSGEISHQQNRSFVNLLEMDVQEFDAADVTDRDPMDLLAFVDHSVPGSNNRVPEGVPVDIVIDHHPAEDIDARFVDHRVEIGATATILTEYLRDLDIELDDRLATALLFAIRRETLGFLRGVTPDEYGAAGFLTDAADSDLLRQLSSPSVSGATVDAIADAIENRTVRGSVLISHVGRTGERDALPQAADYLATLEGVETAIVFGVVEDTIQLSARSTDARVHIGDVLHDALGDVGSAGGHREMAGGEVPLGIFADYTNDDAVFVDIVEQVISARLFAGLNLAEEE; from the coding sequence ATGCGCCCCGCAACGGAACTGGAGAACGTGCTCGGAGAGGGCGAATCGCTCACCATCGTCTGTCACAACAACCCCGACCCCGACTGCCTGGCCAGCGCGCTCGCGCTCGGCCGCATCGCCGCCGCCGTCGGCATCGACGAGCGGCGCATCCTCTACAGCGGCGAGATTTCCCACCAGCAGAACCGCTCGTTCGTCAATCTGCTGGAGATGGACGTCCAGGAGTTCGACGCGGCCGACGTGACCGACCGGGACCCCATGGACCTGCTCGCCTTCGTCGACCACTCTGTTCCCGGCTCGAACAACCGGGTCCCCGAGGGGGTCCCTGTCGACATCGTCATCGACCACCACCCGGCCGAGGACATCGACGCCCGGTTCGTCGACCACCGGGTGGAAATCGGGGCGACGGCGACGATACTGACCGAGTACCTCCGGGACCTCGACATCGAACTCGACGACCGCCTGGCGACGGCGTTGCTGTTTGCCATCCGCCGGGAGACGCTGGGGTTCCTGCGCGGCGTGACGCCCGACGAGTACGGGGCCGCCGGGTTCCTGACGGACGCGGCCGATTCGGACCTGTTGCGCCAGCTCTCCTCGCCGTCGGTCAGCGGCGCGACCGTCGACGCCATCGCGGACGCAATCGAGAACCGGACGGTCCGCGGGTCGGTACTGATATCACACGTCGGCCGGACGGGGGAGCGGGACGCGCTCCCGCAGGCGGCCGACTACCTGGCGACCCTGGAGGGCGTCGAGACGGCCATCGTCTTCGGCGTCGTCGAGGACACCATCCAGCTCAGCGCCCGGTCGACGGACGCGCGGGTCCACATCGGCGACGTTCTACACGACGCCCTGGGCGACGTCGGGAGCGCCGGCGGCCACCGCGAGATGGCCGGCGGCGAGGTGCCGCTTGGCATCTTCGCCGACTACACGAACGACGACGCGGTCTTCGTCGACATCGTCGAGCAAGTCATCTCGGCGCGGCTCTTCGCCGGGCTGAACCTCGCCGAGGAGGAGTGA